In Zingiber officinale cultivar Zhangliang chromosome 1A, Zo_v1.1, whole genome shotgun sequence, a genomic segment contains:
- the LOC122038196 gene encoding glutathione S-transferase U8-like, whose product MAEAEQVKVLRFWASPWSFRVELALKLKGVPHEKVEEDLANKSPLLLASNPIHKKIPVLLHNGKAIPESLIILEYIDETWTDNPILPKAPHERGMARFWSRFIDDKCVGACWMSCWTEGETQQMFMEQARACLRILDDELGGRRFFGGESIGLVDISASFFALWLGVLQEVAGISLINGDEFPNLCRWIEGFVASDVVTECLPPRDKLLAVFQSKKQAILATKSMVY is encoded by the exons ATGGCTGAGGCTGAGCAAGTGAAGGTGTTGAGGTTCTGGGCAAGCCCCTGGAGCTTCAGAGTGGAGCTTGCTCTGAAGCTGAAGGGGGTACCCCACGAGAAGGTGGAGGAGGACCTCGCCAACAAGAGCCCTTTGCTCCTCGCCTCCAACCCGATCCACAAGAAGATCCCTGTCCTCCTCCACAACGGGAAAGCCATCCCTGAGTCACTGATCATCCTCGAGTACATTGACGAAACTTGGACAGACAACCCGATCCTGCCCAAGGCTCCCCATGAGAGGGGCATGGCCAGGTTCTGGTCAAGGTTCATAGACGATAAG TGCGTAGGTGCTTGTTGGATGTCATGCTGGACGGAAGGGGAGACGCAGCAGATGTTTATGGAGCAAGCAAGAGCATGCCTGAGGATCCTTGACGATGAGCTTGGGGGGAGGAGGTTTTTCGGAGGCGAATCGATCGGCCTGGTCGACATTTCTGCCAGTTTCTTTGCTCTGTGGCTTGGTGTGCTTCAGGAAGTGGCAGGCATAAGCTTGATCAATGGCGACGAGTTTCCCAACTTATGCAGATGGATTGAGGGATTCGTAGCATCTGATGTGGTGACGGAATGCTTGCCTCCAAGAGACAAACTCCTTGCTGTGTTCCAATCCAAGAAGCAAGCAATTCTAGCTACTAAGTCTATGGTCTATTGA